DNA sequence from the Xyrauchen texanus isolate HMW12.3.18 chromosome 35, RBS_HiC_50CHRs, whole genome shotgun sequence genome:
acTGTTTGGCTGAACTTAAAATGACCATGTAATCTCAATTTAAATATCTCAAGCAGAGGAAATCAACAAGCACCAGCTCGTACAGTGTATGCATGTCACGTGTGATCATCACTGCAGGactctttataataataataaatgttatcatcatctagaaaaaaatctgtttgaaCAGGTACACAAGACCACAACAGTAactaaaacattactgtaatatatCACTGCAACTGTACAGGGTTACCATGATCAGTTGTACAAACACTACTAAAGCACAGATCTTGATACTGTgctacacacacaaatgttttcaCCAACTTAAAGTATTTAATGCACTCCTTTATTAATAAACTGAAAGGTGTTCAGCGGACACATCAACAGAACACGTATGTGAGAGAATCTTGACATGAGAcagttaccttctagacacaacTCTCTTCTCGTGCCACAGCCGGACATGACGTAAACATGCGTACATTTGTGATTTAACATCAAATCCATCCAGACAGCTCTgataaaaatcattattgtaaAGAATCGGAGAAAGAcaagaacattgttttgaacatttgCAACCAAAAGAATCTcatatagtgcagctttaaagttTATTTGGTCAACTTTGATGAGTACACTAGCATTGAAAACACTCTCTGAATAAATCAGTGAtcaaaactgaataaaataatctaatctcaatgcaaaaaatacaaaataaagctgATCTTTTGCTTAGCAGTGATATAAATGTGGTCTGTGTGTGGGGTTAGAATTACTGGATTAggcaaaataaagtttaaatagaTGATTTAAAATGATGACTGAAATTGTGATTCCAGAGAAGCAAAACTTCCTGAGATTCCTGTCAGCTTCATGTGAGCAGCTCATAAAGAACTCCGTTCACTCTTCAGGAGTCAGTGTttgaatgttttgttgttgttttgtttgttcaggTGTGAGTGTCGACCatgatgaacacaaacaaggtTTCGTTCGAGGATTCAATCATCCGTGCGGTTGGTTCTGTGTGCCGATGGAGAATTCCCAGAGTATATTGAGCGGATACATCCAGACCGACCTGCGAGGAATGTTACCGCAGTCAGCTGTAGATACGGCGATGGCCAGCGGTCTCGTCAACTTTTACACTGATCTCAGACGAGCTCTCAAAGTTTAAACACTCGTCTCTCTGTTTTACCATGACATTCTTAGCCTGGAAGAAATGATTGAAAGACTGATTTTTGTTGTATTTCTTATTAACAGTCAGTAACTGAAGTTATTAACTGATATGTACAATCAGATCAGATGAAGAATAAAGTACTGTTGTAAATCCAGTCAGTTCTCAGGGAGCAGCTGTTGTCTACGGAGCCTCTTATAGGACACGGCGggattttattttctgaaatagttttgcatgccctcgtgATAaatataccatggttttactgtagtaaccatattttaatggaaaatgaaaaatatggtaataaaaatgataatttggTGGTTATGGtataccatagtaaccacaagaatttccatggttactatatggccaCTGTACACTGTATTAACAGCttgatttccaccaaaaaacaaACCATAATAACCCAAAACATGATTTGTATTTCCATAGATTTGGTTTTCCTATTTTATCACACTGGTTTCACTACGAACATCATGGTGGCACgtgaaacaatttcagaaaatcccactctgtcctctaaggggctccattGGGCATCTTTTTTACTTTTAAGGAGCAACTAATTCACAAcatgaaaaaacatttcagaattatATCagttcacagaggatgaactgatgccagcaccaactgtcagacatgggatacttcaccgGACACTGCCTGAAATTGGACTTGGACTGCAGTTCACCTTACTGACCTCTGTCTGCATCACTGGACCTCTGCCGGCGTCCCTGGACCTCTGTCTGCATCCCTGGACCTCTGCCGGCGTCCCTGACCCTCTGCCGGCATCACTGGCTTCTGCATGGATCACTGGCCCTCTGCCGGCGTCACTGGCATCACTGCATGAATCACTGGCCCTCTGCCggcatcaccttggtcaaaggatgtACTTCACTCTAATTGCAGCCCTCATCAGCCATTACTGTGTAATATGGTCCTGACTGGAGATGCAAGTTTATAGAGTTAGGGTTCGAGCAGTAGGTCTTGTTAAAgtaataaatgctgcattttcaTTCACACCATCTGAAGTTCACATCTGACTTAACTGAGACAGAAACGGATCTGAACACGAGTGTTGAGCTCCATCATTACATAAATCTGTAAAATTCTGCCATTTACATTATCATTATATAAAGGACATTTTAATATTCCTCACCAGACCTCAATATATTTATTgttgcagatttaaaaaaaaattagcagattttttttgttgttgtagatttttgtttttgacagtatTTGTGTTAATGTGATTAAACCaaattgtgtattgtgtgtatttttcattttattaagttaaacatttttaacatttacttttacatgtatgcatttggcagacgattttatacagtgcacttattacagggacaatccccccggagcaacctggagttaagtgtcttactcaaggacacaacggtggtgactgtggggatcaaaccagcaaccttctgagtaccaatgtattatacagagcacttattacagggacaatccccccggagcaacctggagttaagtgtcttactcaaggacacaacggtggtgactgtggggatcaaaccagcaaccttctgagtaccaatgtattatacagagcacttattacagggacaatccccggagcaacctggagttaagtgtcttactcaaggacacaacggtggtgactgtggggatcaaaccagcaaccttctgagtaccaatgtattatacagagcacttattacagggacaatccccggagcaacctggagttaagtgtcttactcaaggacacaacggtggtgactgtggggatcaaaccagcaaccttctgagtaccaatgtattatacagtgcacttattacagggacaatccccggagcaacctggagttaagtgtcttactcaaggacacaacggtggtgactgtggggatcaaaccagcaaccttctgattaccaatgtattatacagagcacttattacagggacaatcccccggagcaacctggagttaagtgtct
Encoded proteins:
- the LOC127628590 gene encoding stAR-related lipid transfer protein 4-like, which gives rise to MGGQIGEGLLNVALSFSSLKVCSCCASVVNVVKMEGEDNGVSVDHDEHKQGFVRGFNHPCGWFCVPMENSQSILSGYIQTDLRGMLPQSAVDTAMASGLVNFYTDLRRALKV